The Amycolatopsis sp. DG1A-15b genome contains the following window.
TGCTGACAGGTGAGCCATTCCCACGCGGCGTCTTTCCGATCCGCCCGCATCAACAGGGCGAGCGCGCCGGCGAAGTCGCCATCCGAGACGACTGCGCGCATAGTCCGGTCGAGCCTTCGCAACAGCTCCGGCGCGCTCAGCGAGAGCCGCTCAACAGCGGTGGCCGGATCGATCTCGAGGTTGCGGACCCGGTCGAGCAATTCCTCTTGACCTGGAACAGCGGATTCGGTGGCGTCGGCCACGATATCCGCGTAATACATCTCGACGAGGCCGGCAATGTAACCGGTACCCAATTGGTCCATGAAGCGCCGATAGGTGTGCAAGAACGTGTTCCGCGCCTCCAGGTAGAAATTGGAGACGGAGTGGGATTCCGCTGAACGCAGCAGGCTCAGCGCGAGGTGGGTCTTGCCGGTGCCGCGGTCGCCGACGATCGCGATCGTGTTTCCCTGCCAGCCGTTTTCTGCCAGGTAGCTGTCGAGGGTGGCATGAGCCAAGCGGGCGGCCTGGGTCTGGATCGTCGTCTCGGGATCATGCCCGAAGGTCGCGACGGCGACCGGGGGAAACGGGTTCCCCGCCGGGGTGTCCTCGCTGTCGACGCTCATCGTCTTGCGCATGAGGTGGCTGGCATGTCCCGGGAGTATGCCACCTCGCACCCGCCGCCAGGCGGACGGAAACCGAGCACCCTAGCCGGTCGTGCGGCGGGTGCCGTCGCCGAGGGATTCGGTCCGGCCCGCCGCGTCCAGGCGCTCCAGCAGCGGGATCATCACCCGGCGGGTGCTGTCGAGTGCCTTGCGAGCCGCCGAAACCGTGAACGGCTGGGGCAGCCGGCGCAGCTCCTCCACGGCTCGCTCTTCCACGTCCGGGCCGAGCACCACTCCTTCGGCGACCGCCGTCAACCGGCCGAGGCGGACCGACGCCGCCAGTTCGCGCCGGCCGAGGCCCAGTGCTCGCAGCTCGTCCGCCTCGGGCGCGCGGAACGGGTGCTCGGCGAGCCGCTCGGCGACCACTTCGAGGGCCTTCTCGACGGCGGGGACGAGCCCGGCGCCGGGACGGCGGACCAGGCCGCCCGCCACCTCGAAACCGGTGCCCCGCAGCACGGGGACGACCAGCTCCGGGGCGGGCAGTCCGAGCCGCTGCCGCAACGCTTCGACCGGCACGCCCGCGGCCGTGCTGTCCCACGCTCCCACCACCGAGGCCGCCTGCGTACGCGACGCCGCGAGCCGCTCCTCGTCCGCGCACCACTCGCCCAGCCGCTCCCCCGTCGAGCGCAGGCCCATCGCCGTGAAGTCCTCCGTGCGGACGAAACCCTTGCGGCGCAAGTAAATCCGGGCGAGGTCGGGTTCGGCCAGCTCGCGGCCGCGGGCCCGCGCCGCGCCGCGGCGGGACAGGGCGGGCGGGTCGACGTCGAGGACGTCGAACCCGGCGGCGATCCGGTGCTCGCCGGGATCGCGCAGCAGGCCGCGGTCGCCGGTGCGCAGCGGCAGGGCGGTGGCCGTGGTGAGCCGCGCGGTGTCCGTCCCGAGTGGACGGACCCGTACCGGCACCGCCGCCGTGCCCAGGTGCAGCACCAGTTCCCGGTGCAGGTCGGCGGCGGCCGCGCCGCGCAGCCGGACGTCGAACTCGGCCGTGGTGCGCCACCGGCCCGGCGTGAGCAGGACGTCGCCGCGGCGGACGTCGCCCCGGGCGGTGCCGCGCAGGTTCACCGCGACCCTGGCCACGGCTTCGACCCGGTCGCGGGGTTCGCCCAGCGCCTGCAGGGCGCGGACCTTCACCCGCGCCGGCCCCAGCGCGAACTCGTCGCCGGTGGCGATCGTGCCGGCGGCCAGCGTGCCCGTGACGACCGTGCCGGCCCCCGAAACCGTGAAGGCCCGGTCGATCCACAGCCGCACGTCGGCGTCCGGATCGGGCACCGGCAGGCCGGCGGTGAGCTCCCCGATCGCCGTGCGCAGGCCGGCCAGGCCCGCGCCCGTGGTGCCGCTGACGGCGACGCTCGGGACGGCCCCGAGCGACGTCGCGGCGATCTCCCGGAGCGCGACGGCCGTCGCGGCGGCCGGGTCGGCGCGGTCGGCCTTGGTGACGACCAGGAGCCCACGGCGGACGCCGAACGCGTCCAGGGCCGCCAGGTGCTCGGCCGACTGCGGCATCCAGCCCTCGTCCGCGGCGACGACGAACAGCACCGCCGGGGCCGGCCCGGCGCCGGCGAGCATGTTCGGCACGAACCGCTCGTGGCCCGGCACGTCCACGAACGCGACGTCCTCGGCGCCGATCCGGGTCCACGCGAAGCCGAGGTCGATGGTGAGGCCGCGACGGCGTTCCTCGGCCCACCGGTCCGGTTCCATCCCGGTCAGCCGCCGCACGAGCGTGGACTTCCCGTGGTCGACGTGCCCGGCGGTGACGATCACCCGCATCGGCGGACGGCTTCCCGCAGCTTCGCGTCCTCTTCCGGGGGCACGGTCCGCAGGTCGAGCAGGCAGCGGTCCTTGACGACGCGGCCGGCCACGGCGGGCTCGCCCGTGCGCAACGCGGCCGCGTACCGGGCGGGCAGGCTCACCGCGACGCTGGGCAGCTCGACGCCCGGCGCTCCCCCGCCGCCGACGGCCGCGACCGACGCGACCACCTGGGCATCGGCGTTCTCGAGGGCCTTGACCAGCGCTTCGGCTCGTTCTCGCAAGCTCGCGACGGACATGTCGAGCGCGACGCGCACCGGGGATTCCGGCCCGCGCAGTGTCGCTTCGAGGGCGGCGAGGGTGAGCTTGTCGACGCGCAGGGCCCGGGCGGCCGGGTGCCGCCGCAGCCGTTCGACGACGTCCGCGTCGCCGAACAGCAGGCCGGCCTGCGGGCCGCCGAGCAGCTTGTCCCCGCTCGCGGTGACGATCGTGGCGCCCGCCCGCAGCGCGCTCGCCGCGTCCGGTTCGTCCGGCAGCAGCGGGTGCGGGCTCAGCAGGCCGGAGCCGATGTCGGCGACCAGGGGCACGCCGAGCCCGGCCAGCTCGCCCAGCGCCGCTTCCGCGGTGAACCCGGTGACGCGGTAGTTCGACGGGTGGACCTTGAGCACGAACCCGGTGTCCGGGCCGATCGCCGCGGCGTAGTCCCGGATCGACGTCCGGTTCGTGGTCCCGACCTCGCGCAGCCGCGCGCCGGCCGATTCCAGCAGGTCCGGGATCCGGAAGCCGTCGCCGATCTCGACCAGCTCACCCCGGCTGACGACGATCTCCCGGCCCGGGGCCAGCGCGAGCGCGCAGAGCAGCAGGGCCGCCGCGTTGTTGTTGACCACGTGCACCGCACCGGCGTCCGGCACGGCCGCTCGCAACGCCGCGAGAGCGCCGCGGCCGCGCCGGGCCCGCTCGCCGGTCGCGAGGTCGAATTCGACGTCGGTGGCGCCACCGGCCGCGACGACGGCGTCGCGCGCGGCCGCCGACAGGGGCGCGCGGCCGAGGTTGGTGTGCACGACGACGCCGGTCGCGTTGATCACCGGCCGCAGCGAGGACGCGCTCGCCGGGAGCCGGGCCAGCACGGTGTCGACGACGTCGCCGGGGGCGATCTCCCCCGCCCGCACCGCCTGCTGGACGTCGTTGACCACCGCTTTGACCAGGTCCCGGCCGAGCGATCCGGCAGCCTTGGCGATCCGGGGCTCGGCCAGGACCGCGTCGGTCCGCGGGATCGCGCGGCGCGGGTCAGGCATGGCGGAGGCGGACGGGAATCGAACCCGCCAGCGGCAGAACCTGCCGTTCGACGGTTTTGAAGACCGCGCCGGTCACCAGGCCGGATACGCCTCCCTGCACCATGGGGCCATCCTGCCAAGTTCGCGCCCGGGGGGCACGATGAACCGGTGGGTTACCGACTGACGCAGTACGCGCACGGCGGCGGGTGCGCGTGCAAGATCCCGCCCGGCGAACTGGAAGCGGCCGTGGCCGGCCTGACCGGCGCCGTACCCGTCGATCCCCCGGGCGAGCTGCTCGTCGGCCTGGACACCGGCGACGACGCGGCCGCGGTCCGGATCTCCGGCGACACCGCGCTCATCGCCACCACGGACTTCTTCACCCCGGTCGTCGACGACGCCTACGACTGGGGCCGGATCGCCGCCGCCAACGCGCTGTCCGACGTCTACGCCATGGGCGGCACGCCGGTGGTGGCGGTGAACCTGCTCGGCTGGCCACGGGAGACGCTGCCGTTCGAGCTGGCCGCGGAGGTCCTGCGCGGCGGCCTCGACGTCTGTGCCGAGGCGGGGTGTCACCTGGCCGGGGGGCACAGCATCGACGACCCGGAGCCGAAGTACGGGCTCGCGGTGACCGGCATCGCGGACCCCGCGCGGCTGCTGCGCAACGACGCGGGCCGGGCCGGCGTGCCGCTGACGTTGACCAAGCCGCTCGGCATCGGCGTGCTCAATTCGCGGCACAAGGCCACCGGCGAACGGTTTTCGCAGGCCATCGACGCGATGACGACGCTGAACGCTCCCGCGGCCCGGGCCGCGCTGGCCGCCGGGGCCGTGTGCGCCACCGACGTGACGGGGTTCGGCCTGCTGGGGCACCTGCACAAGCTGGCGCGCGCGAGCGGCGTGACGGCCCGGCTGGACCCGGCGGCGGTGCCGTACCTCGAGGGCGCGCGGGAGGCGCTGCGCGACGGGTACGTGAGCGGCGGCACCCGCCGGAACCTCGACTGGGTCCGCCCGCACGCCGACCTGTCCCGCATCTCGCCGGAGGAGGCGCTGTTGCTGGCCGACGCGCAGACGTCCGGCGGCCTGCTGGTCGCCGGGGAACTGCCGGGCCACCCGGTGATCGGGTCCCTGGAACCGCGCTCGGAGCACACGATCGTCGTGGGCTGAGTTTCCTTCCCGGCCGCCACGGGTACGCCGGGTCAGGAGAACGATCAGGAGGTGTGCGATGCCCGCTCCGGACCGGACCAGCCTCGAGCAGCACCTGTCCGAGACCGAGTACCCCTGCGGCCGCGACGAGCTCCTGCGCCGGGCAGCCGCGGCGGGCGGCGGTGACTCGGTGCTGGGCTCGCTCGGCGGGCTGCCGGACAGCGACCGGTACGACGACTTCGACGCGGTGTGGGAAGCGGTGTCCGCCAAGCACATCGGCGGGGCACCTAGGTGAGCCGTTCCACGGCGTCGCGGGCCTCCTTGAGGTCGGCGCCGGTGCTGTCGCGGTAGGCCTTGATCGCCTGGATCTTCTTGCCCTGCCGCAGCAACGCGGTCACCTCGGGCAGCTCCGGCTCCCCGGTGGACACGCCGAGCCGGTCGGCGATCGCGTCGAGCTTCCGCTCCACCCGCGCGAGGCGGCGGTCGACCCGGCCGAGCTTGCGGTCGGTGGCGGACGACGCCAGTCCGACGACCGCGACCAGCAAGACGACACCGAGCAAGAGCATCCCGTAGTCCATGCCGGGCATGCTACTTCGCGGAAATTGTCGGTGCCGGTGGTTAGGGTGACGCCATGACCACACTGACCGGCCGTCCGCACACCGCCCTGCTCGTCGTCGACGTGCAGAACGGCGTGATGGAGACGGCACACGAGCGCGAAACCGTGCTGGCCAACATCATCACGCTGGTGGACCGCGCCCGCGCCGCCGGCACCGAGGTGGTGTGGGTGCAGCACACCAGCGAGGAGCTGCCGCGCGGAAGCCGGACGTGGGAGTACGTGCCGGAGCTGGTGCGCGCGGAGGGGGAACCCCTGGTGCACAAGGAGTACGGCGACTCGTTCGAGGACACCGACCTCGAGGAGGTGCTGGCGGCCCGGGGCGTGGGGTCGCTGGTGGTGGCCGGGGCGCAGACGGACGCGTGCATCCGCTCAACGCTGCACGGCGCGCTCGCCCGGGGTTACGACGTGGCGCTGGTGGCGGACGCGCACTCGACGGAGGACCTGACGGCTTACGGGGCGCCGCCGCCCGGGCAGGTCATCGCGCACACGAACCTGTACTGGAAGTACCAGACCGCACCGGGCCGCACGGCCGGAACGGTGGAGACGGCCGAGGTGGAGTTCGGGGTGAAGACACCAGCCTGACCGGCGGCTTCCGGCCGGGCGGCGGGGTCGCGCCGAGGCTGGACGGTCGGCGGCTATGGGCGCGGTCGGTCGGCTGGGGTCGCGCCGGGGCTGGCCGGTCGGCGGCTACGGGCGCGGTCGGTCGGCTGGGGTCGCGCCGAGGCTGGACGGTCGGCGATACGGGCGCGGTCGGGCGGCAGGGTCGCGCCGGAGGCCGGGCGGTCGGCGGCTACAGGGCGCGGTCGGGCGGCGGGGTGCGCCCGAGGGCTGAACGCTCGGCGGCGCCGGGGCGCGCTCGGCCGGCGGGGTCGTGCCGGAGGCCGGGCAGCAGGGTCGCACCCAAGGACTGGGCGCGTGGCAGCTACGGGCGCGGCCGGGCGGGCAGGGTTGCGCCGAAGGCCGGGCGGCGGGGCTGCGCCGTGGCGCGCTCGGTCCGCGGCTACGGGTCGCACCGGAGGCCGGGCGGCCGGGTCGCACCCAAGGACTCGGCGCGTGGCAGCTACGGGCGCGGTCGGTCGGCGGGGTCGCGCCCGAGGGATGAGAGCGCTCGGGCGGCGATGCGTCGGCCGGCCCCGCGATGATCACCGCCGGCCCTGGATGCTTTCTCAGCGTCCGCGCAGCTCGTCGCGCAGGGCTCGGGCCACCCGGGTCATCAAGACCTCCGCCTCCGGCTGGATCGCCGCCGGCACCCTCGACTCCGTCAGCGCCACCACCGCGAACACCCCGCCGTCCGCGTGCTCGACCACGCCCATCTCGTGCCGCATGTTCAGCAGTGTTCCCGTCTTCGACGACCACCGGGCCGCGTCGGAGGCGAACTCGGGGGTCAACCGGTGGCGGATCATGTTGTTCGCCATCAGCTCGCGCACGCCGCCGGCCACCGCCGGGTCGATCTTCGATGGTGTCCACAGCGCTTCCAGCAGCGAGAGCAGCGCGCGGGCCGACGCCGAGTTCGCGCGCGTGACGTCGAGCTGGGGGAGGCGGTGGCCCTGGCCCGCCGTCGACGCGCCGATGGCCAGCGCGTGGGCCAAGTCCGCCTCGCCCGCGTCGAACCGCTCGGCCGGGGTCCGCACCAGGTCGCGCATGAGGTGGCGCACCGCGATCCCGGGAATGCCCCACTCCCCCAGCACCCGCGTGATCTCCGGCGGCGGCGTCAGTCCGAACAGGACGTCCGCGGCCGTCCCGTCGCTCAGGGACGTGCTCAAGTACACCAAGTCGCCGACGGCCACGCGAGCCGGGTGGCGGAAGCGGGTCAGGCCGATCGGGCCGGGGGTGGTGACGCCGCCGGGTGGTACCTCCAGCTGGGTGGCCGCGTCGAGCTCGCCCCGGCGGATGCGGTCCAGGGTGACCGCCGCCAGGGGAACCTTGACCAGGGAGGCGATCGGGTACTCGCGGTCCGGGTCGATGCCGAGTTCGGCGCCCGACCGCAGGTCGCGGACCAGGAACGAGCCGCGCAGGCCGCCCGCGTCCAGTGCCGCCCGCAGGTCGCGGACCAGCGAGGCGGTCACCGGGCGGCGCCGAGGCACCGGCCGACCGCCGCGCGCAACGTCGTCCGGAGCCGGTCCGCGTCCTCGGCCAGTGCCGCCGTGACGCCGAAGCCGCGGGCCGGCTCCAGCTCGCCGATCGGGCGCCAGGACAGCCCCAGGTCCTCCGCCTGCGCCACCGAGCACAGCAGCAGGTCTTCGGACGCGAACACCTCCGCGGCCGCCGACGTCAGCGAATCGGCCACCGCCACCTGGGCGGGGGACAGCCCCACCGCGTCCCGCACGCGCAGCACCCCGTCGCGGACGTGCGGGACGTCGTCCTCCGGCTGGATCCAGACCCGGCGCCGCACGCCGGCGGACCGGCCCACCCGCAGCGTCTCCAGGTGCACGACCCGGCTCGGCAGGGGCGCCACGCCGGCGACCCCCAGCGGCACCGACCACACGGCTTCCCCGGCCGGGACCGCCGTGAGCGCGGCCCGCACCTCGTTCGTGCGGACGAGCTCGGCCCGCTCCCCCGGCCCCGCCGCGCGGAACTCGAGGTGGATCTCCTGCGCCCGCGCTTCGGCGGCGAGCGCGGCGAGCTCCCGCACCCCGCACGTCGCCGGTACGGCCACCCGCACCGGCCGCAGCCGGGCCTGCTTCGCGTCGTGTTCCATCGCCTCGGCCAGCTGCACCAGCCGGCGGGCCGAGGGCAGCACGTCCCGGCCGAACGGCGTGAGCCGCGCCCGGCGGGTCGAGCGGTCGAAGAGCCGCTCCCCGAAGTGCCGTTCGAGCGCGGCGATGCGCCGGCTGGCGACCGGCTGCGGGATCCGCGCGAGCGCCGCGCCCGCCGTGAAACTCCCCGTTTCGCTCACGCTCACGAACGCCCTGCAGCCGCCGACCAGGTCCACGACCTCATCTTATGCCGGATCGGCATCGAACCGCACAGTTCCGTCTTGGACAGCATGAACGAACGTCGTGAGACTGCGGAGGACGATCAAGAAACCGGAAGGAAGTCTTCGTGCCGTTCCCCCGAGCCAGGTGGGCCGCGCTCGCCGCGCTGCTCCTCGTCCCGCTGACCGCCTGCACGGCGGAAGCACCGAAGCCCGCACCGGCACCGGCGGCGACCCCGGCCGCGACGCCGCAGCCGGACTTCGCCCCGCTCGAACGCAGCTTCGACGCCCGCCTCGGCGTGTACGCCCTCGACACCGGCTCCGGCCGCGAAATCGCCCACCGCGCCGACGAGCGCTTCGGCTACGCCTCGGCGCACAAGGCGTTCTCCGCCGCGGCCGTCCTCCAGCGCACCGGCATCGAAGACCTCGCGAAGGTGCTGACCTACAGCCGGGCCGACCTGCAGGAGAACTCCCCCGTCACGGAAAAGCACGTCGGCACCGGCATCACGCTGCGCGACGCGATCGACGCGGCGTTGCGCTACAGCGACAACACCGCGGCGAACCTGCTGTTCCGGGAACTCGGCGGGCCGCCGGGACTCGCCGCCGCGCTGCGCGCGATCGGCGACACGACCACCCACGTCGACCGGACCGAACCCGCGCTCAACGACCTCGCGCCGGGCGACCTCCGCGACACGAGCACCCCGCGCGCGATGGCCGGCACCCTGCGCACCTTCGCCCTCGGCGACGCGCTGGCGCCGGAGAAGCGGACCATCTACACGGACATGATGCGCGCGAACAAGACCGGCGCGACCGTGATCCGGGCGGGTACGCCGGCCGGGTGGGCCGTCGCCGACAAGACCGGCACCGGCGAAT
Protein-coding sequences here:
- a CDS encoding SelB C-terminal domain-containing protein, producing the protein MRVIVTAGHVDHGKSTLVRRLTGMEPDRWAEERRRGLTIDLGFAWTRIGAEDVAFVDVPGHERFVPNMLAGAGPAPAVLFVVAADEGWMPQSAEHLAALDAFGVRRGLLVVTKADRADPAAATAVALREIAATSLGAVPSVAVSGTTGAGLAGLRTAIGELTAGLPVPDPDADVRLWIDRAFTVSGAGTVVTGTLAAGTIATGDEFALGPARVKVRALQALGEPRDRVEAVARVAVNLRGTARGDVRRGDVLLTPGRWRTTAEFDVRLRGAAAADLHRELVLHLGTAAVPVRVRPLGTDTARLTTATALPLRTGDRGLLRDPGEHRIAAGFDVLDVDPPALSRRGAARARGRELAEPDLARIYLRRKGFVRTEDFTAMGLRSTGERLGEWCADEERLAASRTQAASVVGAWDSTAAGVPVEALRQRLGLPAPELVVPVLRGTGFEVAGGLVRRPGAGLVPAVEKALEVVAERLAEHPFRAPEADELRALGLGRRELAASVRLGRLTAVAEGVVLGPDVEERAVEELRRLPQPFTVSAARKALDSTRRVMIPLLERLDAAGRTESLGDGTRRTTG
- the selA gene encoding L-seryl-tRNA(Sec) selenium transferase, with protein sequence MPDPRRAIPRTDAVLAEPRIAKAAGSLGRDLVKAVVNDVQQAVRAGEIAPGDVVDTVLARLPASASSLRPVINATGVVVHTNLGRAPLSAAARDAVVAAGGATDVEFDLATGERARRGRGALAALRAAVPDAGAVHVVNNNAAALLLCALALAPGREIVVSRGELVEIGDGFRIPDLLESAGARLREVGTTNRTSIRDYAAAIGPDTGFVLKVHPSNYRVTGFTAEAALGELAGLGVPLVADIGSGLLSPHPLLPDEPDAASALRAGATIVTASGDKLLGGPQAGLLFGDADVVERLRRHPAARALRVDKLTLAALEATLRGPESPVRVALDMSVASLRERAEALVKALENADAQVVASVAAVGGGGAPGVELPSVAVSLPARYAAALRTGEPAVAGRVVKDRCLLDLRTVPPEEDAKLREAVRRCG
- the selD gene encoding selenide, water dikinase SelD, which codes for MGYRLTQYAHGGGCACKIPPGELEAAVAGLTGAVPVDPPGELLVGLDTGDDAAAVRISGDTALIATTDFFTPVVDDAYDWGRIAAANALSDVYAMGGTPVVAVNLLGWPRETLPFELAAEVLRGGLDVCAEAGCHLAGGHSIDDPEPKYGLAVTGIADPARLLRNDAGRAGVPLTLTKPLGIGVLNSRHKATGERFSQAIDAMTTLNAPAARAALAAGAVCATDVTGFGLLGHLHKLARASGVTARLDPAAVPYLEGAREALRDGYVSGGTRRNLDWVRPHADLSRISPEEALLLADAQTSGGLLVAGELPGHPVIGSLEPRSEHTIVVG
- a CDS encoding DUF2795 domain-containing protein; the encoded protein is MPAPDRTSLEQHLSETEYPCGRDELLRRAAAAGGGDSVLGSLGGLPDSDRYDDFDAVWEAVSAKHIGGAPR
- a CDS encoding cysteine hydrolase family protein; amino-acid sequence: MTTLTGRPHTALLVVDVQNGVMETAHERETVLANIITLVDRARAAGTEVVWVQHTSEELPRGSRTWEYVPELVRAEGEPLVHKEYGDSFEDTDLEEVLAARGVGSLVVAGAQTDACIRSTLHGALARGYDVALVADAHSTEDLTAYGAPPPGQVIAHTNLYWKYQTAPGRTAGTVETAEVEFGVKTPA
- a CDS encoding serine hydrolase, with product MTASLVRDLRAALDAGGLRGSFLVRDLRSGAELGIDPDREYPIASLVKVPLAAVTLDRIRRGELDAATQLEVPPGGVTTPGPIGLTRFRHPARVAVGDLVYLSTSLSDGTAADVLFGLTPPPEITRVLGEWGIPGIAVRHLMRDLVRTPAERFDAGEADLAHALAIGASTAGQGHRLPQLDVTRANSASARALLSLLEALWTPSKIDPAVAGGVRELMANNMIRHRLTPEFASDAARWSSKTGTLLNMRHEMGVVEHADGGVFAVVALTESRVPAAIQPEAEVLMTRVARALRDELRGR
- a CDS encoding LysR family transcriptional regulator codes for the protein MDLVGGCRAFVSVSETGSFTAGAALARIPQPVASRRIAALERHFGERLFDRSTRRARLTPFGRDVLPSARRLVQLAEAMEHDAKQARLRPVRVAVPATCGVRELAALAAEARAQEIHLEFRAAGPGERAELVRTNEVRAALTAVPAGEAVWSVPLGVAGVAPLPSRVVHLETLRVGRSAGVRRRVWIQPEDDVPHVRDGVLRVRDAVGLSPAQVAVADSLTSAAAEVFASEDLLLCSVAQAEDLGLSWRPIGELEPARGFGVTAALAEDADRLRTTLRAAVGRCLGAAR
- the bla gene encoding class A beta-lactamase, yielding MPFPRARWAALAALLLVPLTACTAEAPKPAPAPAATPAATPQPDFAPLERSFDARLGVYALDTGSGREIAHRADERFGYASAHKAFSAAAVLQRTGIEDLAKVLTYSRADLQENSPVTEKHVGTGITLRDAIDAALRYSDNTAANLLFRELGGPPGLAAALRAIGDTTTHVDRTEPALNDLAPGDLRDTSTPRAMAGTLRTFALGDALAPEKRTIYTDMMRANKTGATVIRAGTPAGWAVADKTGTGEYATRNDIAVVWPPGRAPIVLAIMSSRQAENADHDDRLIAQAAELVFDALKAS